A stretch of the Comamonas testosteroni TK102 genome encodes the following:
- a CDS encoding VOC family protein codes for MMEIRGLAYVVAESSDLDRWVSYARDVLGMMPSTTADGDLLIKMDERQFRFQVQPGSMDKYAASGWEVADKEAFEQALKVLQAADVHYEMGSSELCTKRRVQELAIVMDPSGNRHEIVWGFKSDFSHFASPQGVSRFITGDYGLGHTVLPAPDFEKTVAFVRNVLGFGLSDIYNFKPAGDAGPTVRIHFFHCANGRHHSLALAEFPCASGCVHVMVEVDNMPEVGRAMDRMQKSQVKLSATLGQHTNDKMISFYMKTPSNFDLEFGYGGAIIDWDHHITHEFTTVSLWGHDFSVGRPENN; via the coding sequence ATGATGGAAATACGTGGACTTGCGTACGTTGTCGCCGAGAGCTCTGATTTGGATCGCTGGGTCAGCTACGCACGCGATGTGCTTGGCATGATGCCCAGCACCACTGCCGATGGCGATCTGCTGATCAAGATGGACGAGCGTCAGTTCCGCTTCCAGGTGCAGCCTGGCAGCATGGACAAGTACGCTGCATCCGGCTGGGAAGTGGCCGACAAGGAGGCTTTCGAACAGGCGCTCAAGGTGTTGCAGGCCGCTGATGTGCACTACGAAATGGGTAGCTCCGAACTGTGTACCAAGCGCCGTGTGCAGGAGTTGGCCATCGTGATGGATCCGTCCGGAAACCGTCATGAGATCGTCTGGGGCTTCAAGTCCGACTTCAGCCATTTCGCATCGCCCCAGGGGGTGTCGCGCTTTATCACCGGCGACTATGGTCTGGGCCACACCGTGCTGCCCGCTCCCGACTTCGAAAAGACGGTGGCCTTTGTGCGCAATGTGCTGGGCTTTGGTCTTTCGGATATCTACAACTTCAAGCCTGCAGGCGATGCCGGTCCCACGGTCCGCATCCATTTCTTCCACTGCGCCAACGGCCGTCACCACAGCCTGGCCTTGGCCGAGTTCCCTTGCGCATCGGGCTGCGTGCACGTGATGGTGGAAGTGGACAACATGCCCGAAGTGGGCCGTGCCATGGACCGCATGCAAAAGAGCCAGGTCAAGCTGTCGGCCACCCTGGGTCAGCACACCAACGACAAGATGATCTCGTTCTACATGAAGACGCCCTCCAATTTCGACCTGGAGTTCGGTTATGGCGGCGCCATCATCGACTGGGATCACCACATCACGCATGAGTTCACGACCGTAAGCCTCTGGGGGCACGACTTCAGCGTGGGCCGCCCTGAAAACAACTGA
- a CDS encoding alkene reductase: MSQMLFTPVQLGRIALQNRVVMAPMTRNRADADGTPTDIMAEHYGQRGDAGLIVAEGAWPEVTGQAYCRQPGIETAAHVRAWRRVTDAVHARGGSIVLQIMHSGRIGSCHIKPAGVRSVSACAIQAQGKIWTDAAGMQDFDLPQALTTEEVRKAIAEHAAAARRAMDAGFDGVELHGTSGYLSLQFLHSSTNRRTDEYGGNASSRSRFAVECLGAMGEAIGVERVGLRLNPGNTFNDTADENSAATHAELMRQAAKLGIAYLHVMRSVFDPSIDAFKLARENFGESLILNDGFDAQSAEAALQAGEGLAVSFARHFIANPDLVQRMRQGLPLSRFDRNTLYTPGARGYNDYAPAQEAQTA; encoded by the coding sequence ATGAGTCAAATGCTTTTCACACCTGTCCAGCTGGGCCGGATTGCCCTGCAGAACCGCGTGGTCATGGCTCCCATGACGCGCAACCGTGCCGATGCCGATGGCACGCCCACGGACATCATGGCCGAGCACTACGGCCAGCGTGGTGATGCCGGCCTGATCGTGGCCGAAGGGGCCTGGCCCGAGGTCACGGGTCAGGCCTACTGCCGCCAGCCCGGCATCGAGACCGCGGCCCATGTGCGCGCCTGGCGCCGTGTGACGGATGCGGTGCATGCCCGTGGCGGATCCATCGTGCTGCAGATCATGCACTCCGGTCGCATCGGCAGCTGCCATATCAAGCCCGCAGGCGTGCGCTCGGTGTCGGCCTGCGCCATTCAGGCACAAGGCAAGATCTGGACCGATGCCGCGGGCATGCAGGATTTCGACCTGCCCCAGGCACTGACCACCGAAGAGGTGCGCAAGGCGATTGCCGAGCATGCCGCCGCTGCCAGACGCGCCATGGATGCGGGCTTTGACGGTGTCGAGCTGCATGGCACCAGCGGTTACCTGAGTCTGCAGTTCCTGCACTCCAGCACCAACCGGCGTACCGACGAATATGGTGGCAACGCCAGCAGTCGCTCACGTTTCGCCGTGGAATGTCTGGGCGCAATGGGAGAAGCCATCGGCGTCGAGCGCGTGGGGCTGCGCCTGAATCCCGGCAACACCTTCAATGACACGGCGGATGAAAACTCCGCAGCCACGCATGCTGAGCTGATGCGTCAGGCCGCCAAGCTGGGCATTGCCTATCTGCATGTGATGCGTTCGGTCTTCGATCCCTCCATCGATGCCTTCAAGCTGGCGCGAGAGAACTTTGGCGAGAGCCTGATTCTCAACGACGGCTTTGATGCACAAAGTGCCGAAGCTGCGCTGCAGGCGGGCGAGGGGCTGGCAGTGTCTTTTGCGCGGCATTTCATTGCCAACCCGGATCTGGTGCAGCGCATGCGCCAGGGCCTGCCTCTGTCCAGGTTTGACCGCAACACGCTCTATACCCCCGGCGCCCGGGGCTACAACGACTATGCACCGGCACAGGAGGCGCAGACCGCCTGA
- a CDS encoding CoA transferase subunit A, which produces MANKLMTAKDVVASIKDGMTIGIGGWGPRRKPMALVRELLRSPVKDLTVVAYGGADVGMLCAAGKVSKLIFAFVSLDFIPLEPYFRKARQSGEIEVMEIDEGHMVLGLKAAGMRIPYIPTRVGLGTDVLKHNRSIRLIESPYDGKEWVAMPAIDLDVALLHVDRADSRGVCQIAGPDIYMDDLFARAATNTFVSCDELVESSSFESEQAARLVFWERSETTGVVHLPGGAHPSSCAPLYGFDVKHFKEYVASSKEEGGWDSYQQKYVQCTEQEYLEKVGGMEAIKRLPLPVF; this is translated from the coding sequence ATGGCCAATAAATTGATGACAGCGAAGGACGTTGTGGCATCCATCAAGGATGGCATGACGATTGGTATCGGTGGCTGGGGTCCCAGGCGCAAGCCCATGGCCCTGGTGCGCGAGCTGTTGCGCAGCCCCGTCAAGGATCTGACCGTGGTGGCCTATGGCGGCGCCGATGTGGGCATGCTGTGCGCGGCCGGCAAGGTCAGCAAGCTGATCTTCGCCTTCGTGTCGCTGGACTTCATTCCGCTGGAGCCCTATTTCCGCAAGGCGCGCCAGAGCGGCGAGATCGAAGTCATGGAAATTGACGAGGGTCATATGGTGCTGGGCCTGAAGGCGGCCGGCATGCGCATTCCCTATATCCCGACCCGGGTCGGCCTGGGTACCGATGTGCTCAAGCACAACCGCTCCATCCGCCTGATCGAGTCGCCTTACGACGGCAAGGAATGGGTGGCGATGCCCGCCATCGATCTCGATGTGGCCCTGCTGCATGTGGATCGCGCGGACTCCCGCGGCGTCTGCCAGATTGCCGGCCCCGACATCTATATGGACGACCTGTTTGCGCGCGCCGCGACCAACACCTTTGTGAGCTGCGACGAACTGGTCGAGAGCAGCAGCTTCGAGTCGGAGCAAGCCGCGCGACTGGTGTTCTGGGAGCGTTCCGAAACCACGGGCGTGGTGCACCTGCCAGGTGGTGCCCACCCATCGTCCTGCGCGCCCCTGTATGGCTTTGATGTCAAGCACTTCAAGGAATACGTGGCCAGCAGCAAGGAAGAGGGCGGCTGGGACAGCTACCAGCAGAAATACGTGCAGTGCACGGAGCAGGAATATCTGGAAAAAGTGGGTGGCATGGAAGCAATCAAGCGCCTGCCCCTGCCTGTGTTCTGA